The Syntrophobacterales bacterium genome segment CAAGGTTTTTGTGGCGGATGCGCCCGAGCTCGAACCCTACACGACCGACGCCCATTCGGCGGCGGTAGCGAAGATTGTCAAGGAAAACGATCCGTCGATCCTGCTGCTCGGCGCTTCGACCCAGGGGAGGGACCTCTCCGCGCGCCTGGTGGGAAAACTCGCCACCGGCATGGGGACGGACTGCGTCGGCGCGAAGATCGTGGACGGCAAGCTGCTTTTGACGAGGCCGATGTATGCCGGCAAGTGCTTCGGCGAGGTGGCGATTTCTTCTTTTCCGCAGATGGCCACTCTCCGGCCGAACGTTTTTCCCGCCGTTGAGAATCCGAAGGCCGGGGAGATCGTGAAATTTGACCCGGCCCTGGATGCAGCCAAGCAAAAAACCAGGGTGCTGGAGGTGCAGAAGGATGCGAGCGGCAAGGTCGATCTGACGGAGGCAACCATCATCGTCTCCGGCGGCCGCGGGATGAAGGGCCCGGAGAATTACGTAATTATTGAGGAACTGGCGAATGTTCTCGGCGCCACGGTCGGGGCCTCCCGCGCGGCGGTGGACGCCGGCTGGAGACCGCAGACCGATCAGGTAGGCCAGACCGGCAAGATCGTCTCTCCGAATCTTTATGTCGCCTGCGGCATTTCCGGGGCGATCCAGCATCTGGCCGGAATGGGCTCCTCCAAGGTCATAGTGGCGATCAACAAGGATGCCGAGGCGCCGATCTTTGCCCGCGCCGACTACGGCATCGTCGATGACCTCTTCAAGGTGGTGCCGGAACTGACGAAGGCGTGCAAGGAACTGCTTGCGTAACCAGTTAGTTCCCTAATGGTTCGAAAACTGCGTAAGCCGTTGATGCGTGCAAGGAACTGCTTGCGCAGCCAATGAATTCCCTCCCCTTGGATGGTGAAGGGGGAGCCCTTCCCTTACTTCCCTCCCCCTGGATGGTGAAGGGGGAGCCCTTCCCTTACTTCCCTCCCCCTGACAGGGGGAGGGTCAGGGTGGGGGTATTGACCAACAGATGCATTACTTGCCCCGCCACCCCAACGGGGAAGGGTTTCTAATCCTGGGATTTCCGAGGAATATCAAATGAAAAGCGAAGATGCTGTCAGTCAGAAAAAGCCAGGCGGATTAAAATTTGACAGAAGAACCTTCATCAAGCTGTCGGCTTTGACCGGCGCCGCCATCGGGGCCGGTCAGGTACTGGGACCCGCCATTACCCACTCCTCTGATCCGGTTCCCCCGGGCGCTGCCGCGCCGCTTGACGAAAAATGGATCAACACCTCCTGCATCAACTGTCCCGCCCGCTGCGCAATCAAGGTGCGGGTGACGGGCGGCAAGGCGGTCAAGATCACCGGAAACCCGCTTTCCCGCGTTTCGGAAGGCAAGGTGTGCCCCCGCGCCTACGTGGGGCTGCAGGTGCTCTACGATCAGGGGCGGATCAATTCTCCGTTGAAGAGGACAAATGCCCAAAAGGGAAAGGGGGTTGATCCTAAATGGGCGCCCGTTTCCTGGGAGGAGGCCCTCGATGAAATTGTTAGACGTCTCCAGGCGATCCGGCAGAAGGAGGAGCCGCACAAGCTCCTGCTTTTCAGTGGTCTTAATACGAGAAGCAGCGAGGATCTGATCGCCCGCTTTGCGGAGGCCTACGGAACGCCCAATCTCGTTTCCGGAGACGCGCTCGAGGCGGAGACGCTCAAGGCGGGCAACTGGATGGCTGACGGCCGTTACGGCGATGCAGCCTACGACCTTGACAACACAAACTACATCCTCGCCTTCGGAGCGGACATCCTGGAGTCGTCCCGGCCACTGGCCCGGCTGCTCCGCAAATGGGGCAAGATGCGCAGGGAAAAGCCGAACCGCACCAAAATCGTCGTTATCAATCCCCGCTATTCGCTGACCGCGGCTAAAGCCGATTGGTGGGCGCCGATCAATCCCGGTACGGACGCCGCCCTGGCGATGGCCCTGGCTCATGTTATCATTCGGGAAAATCTCTACGACAGCGCTTTTGTGAGCCGCTGGACGGCAGGGTTTGACGCCTACCGAAAACTGGCGCTCGACGAGTACAGCCCGGAGGAGGTTGCAAAAATTACCGGCGTTGACGCAGACGACATCCGCAAAATGGCAAGGGAGTTTGCCGGGACAAGGCCGGCAATCGCCATCGGCGGCAGGGAAGCGGTTGACTGGACGAACGGTTCGTACACCGCCTACGCGATTGCCTGTCTGAACGCCCTGGTCGGGAGCATTGATGTCCCGGGCGGCGTTATCTACCAGGAAGGCGTCAAATTCTCGCCGCTGCCCGGGATCGCCGAGGATGGAATCGTGAAGAAGGGCAAAAGCCAGCCGGCCCTGGATTTACGAAAAACCGCAAAATATCCCCTGGCCGAGGTGGTGACGAACCAGATTCCGGAGTCGCTGCTCAAGGGCGAACCGTACCCGGTGGAGATGGCGATCGGCTTCAACAGCAACTTCAATATGCTTGCCCCGGGGATGGAAAAATGGGACGAAGCGCTCGGGAAAATCCCGTTTTACGTTCATATAGCCCCGTTCGTAAGCGAAATGGCGTTCGCTGCCGATCTCATTCTGCCGGCCACGACCTATCTTGAAGAGTGGGCGTATGATTTTTCGCCTCCCGGTTCCGGTTTTGCGGAGTTGAAACTCAAGCAGCCCGTTATCCCCCGACGGGGTAAGAACAGGCCGATTCCTGAGGTAATTTTTGAAATCGCCAAAAAGACCGGCGGCGTTGTCGCCAATGCCTTTGTCGGCCTCGGCGACAACGCCGAGGGGTTTGTAAAATACCGCACCGCGTCGCTTCTGTCCTGGAAAGAGTTTGTCGAGACGGGGGTATGGATCGGGAATGATTACGAGTATCGCAAATATGAGCGGCTGTTCGCCACCCCTTCCAAAAAATTCGAGTTTTATTCGGGGAATATGAAGGCGCTTTTTGCCGCGAAGCAACTGGCGGCGGGCGACTTGAGCTTCCTGCCCCATTACGCGGCGCCGAAGTTCATAGGAGAGGCATCCGCCTTTCCCCTCGTGCTGCTTCCCTACCAGCCCTTGATGGTTGTCGAAAACGGCAGCCAGAATTACCCGTGGGCGCAGGAGGCGTTTCTGCCGATGTGCGGGGTGGGCTGGCAGGTTTTCGCCGAGATGAACACGGACACGGCCAAGAAGCTGGGGCTTAAAAACGGCGGCTTTGTCTGGGTGGAGTCCGCCGCCGGCAAAATCCGGGCAAAGGTCAAATTTTCCGAGGGAATCCATCCGGAGGTGGTGGCGATGGCGACCGGCCAGGGCCACTGGTCCTACGGCAAATGGCAAACGGGCATTGGCGTTAATCCCAATGAAATAACAGGGTTGGATTATGACTCTTTGAGCGGCCAGTCCGCCTTCTTCAACACGAGGGTCAAGGTTTACAAGGCTTAAGATAAGGAGCTGAAAGTATGCCACGGTGGGGAATGGTAATTGATCTGGACAAGTGTGTCGGCTGTCAGGCATGCACGGTCGCCTGCAAGGCGGAAAACAATGTCCCGCATGGTTCGCCCGAGGAGCAGCAGGAGCGCAGGGATTTTTTCTGGAACAAGATGATCGCCGCGACCAGCGGCAGGTACCCCTCGGTAAAAACGGAACTGATCCCGATGCCCTGCATGCATTGCGATAAGGCCCCCTGCGTGACGGTATGTCCTGCGGAGGCCACGTATCGAAGGGCGGACGGAATCATCGTGCAGGATTTCAGAAGATGCATAGGCTGCAAGTACTGCATCGTCGCCTGTCCTTACGGGGCCCGGAACTTCAATGGCAAGGAGCAGGAAGAAAAGGAGTACTCCCGTCACGACCTTCCGCCCGATCGCAAATCATGGGGCCCCTGGCCGTTTCCGACCAGAACCCACGGCGTGGTTGAGAAGTGCACCTTCTGTTTCCACCGCATCGATCAGGGTCTGAAAGAGGGGAAGAAGATCGGCACGGAGGTCGTTCCCGCGTGCGTTGAGGCCTGTCCCTCCGGGGCGCGGATTTTCGGAGATATGGACGATCCCAAAAGCAACGTGTCCCGAACGCTGGCGTCGCGGGACAGCTTCCAGCTCAGGGAGGAGCTCTCCACGCACCCCAAAGTCTATTATTTACCTAAATGAGGTCGTTTCCGATGAATACGGAGTCTAATGTGCAAAAATTAGCATTCAGCAAGATGGAAGGCCGGTCAGGTAATTTTGCGATACTGCAATGGGTGCTGATTGCCCTGTGCTTAGTCGGGGTTGCCGGGTTCTTTATCATGTACATAGTGGGGCATAACACGCTTGGCTCCTCCAGCGTCGTACCCTGGGGGATGCCGATCATCCTCGCGATTTATCTGATCGGTCTGAGCGCCGGCTCCCTTATCCTCTCTTCCTTGACCTATGTCTTCGGAAAAGAGCAGTACCGGCCGATCGCGCGGCTGGCGGTCTTTATGGCGCTGGTCTTGATCCTCGGGGCGATGCTTGGCATCGTCCTCGACCTGGGCAGGCCGGAGAAGAGCTGGCGTCTTTTCGCGTTTTTCGTGATGAACAACATGCGTTCGATGTTCGCGATCAACGGGATTCTCTATGGCGGCTATTTCCTGATCAGCCTAATCTACCTGAGCTTTATCTTTGCCGAGAACAAGAAAGTCACAAAAATCATGGGGATTGTCGCGGTAAGCTGGGCTTCGCTGGTGCACATGGGCACAGGGGCGATTTTCGGCTTCATTGCGACCCGTCCCATCTTCTACTCCCCGATCAAGCCCCTGGAGTTTCTGTCGGCGGCGATGGTCTCCGGTCTGGCGCTCCTCATCCTGGCAATATATTTTGTCTTCAAGTTTACCGGGCGGAAGTACGATCAGGCGATCATTTTTCAGTTGAGCCGCCTGCTGTTGGCCTTGATCGCCTTTTTGACGCTGCTGGTTTTTATTGACAAGCTGACCCATTTTTACCCGCCGCACCGCGACGCGGTGATCTGGCTTTTGACGGGGCCGTTTGCCTGGATATTCTGGGGGCTGCAAATCGTCTGCGCCTATGTGATCCCCATGATTATTTTAATAAATCCCCGCACGTGCAAGTCGCTGAAATGGGTTCTCGCGGCTGCATTTTTCGTGGTCGTCGGCATCTTCGGCGAGCGTTTTGCCCTGGTGGTGCCGGGGACGGCCCAGCCGCTGCCGCTTTATCCGGGCCAGATCGAAGGCACCTGGGGCATGGCGGGGACATTTTTCCCCTCACCGGTAGAAATGATGGTTTCGGTCGGGATCTTTGCGCTGATGGGGCTGATTTTCATCATGGGGCTGAAAAATTTGGAGCTGCTCCCCGTTACCAATGACGAAGGTGAAAAGGCGTGAACAAAAAACAATTCCCTCCCCCCTTGACGACGGAGGAGGCAGGCGTGAACAAAAAACAATTCCCTCCCCCTTTGACGACGGAGGAGGCAGGCGTGAAAAAAAAACAATTCCCTCCCCCCTTGACGGCGGAGGAGGCAGGCATGAACAAGAAACAATTCCCTCCCCCCTTGACGACGGAGGAGGCAGGCGTAAACAAGAAAAAATTCCCTCCCCCTGGCAGGGGGAGGGTCAGGGTGGGGGTTGGTGGTGAAAAGCTGAGCCGCCGGGAGCTGCTCCTGGGCGCCTGGGCAAAACAGAAAGTTTTCCCGGTGATCGACGGAGAGAAATGCACCGGATGCGGTCTTTGCGCCCTGCGCTGCGAACAATCAGCGCTGGCGGTTATAACGGACGACGACGAGGAAAACTACAGGCTTGTTTTCACCGACGCTCTCTGTACTGCCTGCGGAGACTGCGAAACGGCCTGCCCGGAAAAATGCCTGACGCTGGAAAATACCCCGGAACAAGGCGTCAGAGATGATAAACGCATTGTTTTTGAGGACGAGATGACCCGGTGCAGCGAGTGCGGGGTTCTGATGTTTCCCGCGGCGATGGTGCGCCATCTGCAGGAGAAGACCCGGGCGGCGGGTACAGGGGAAATACCCTTCGGC includes the following:
- a CDS encoding electron transfer flavoprotein subunit alpha/FixB family protein, with translation MAKGVWIVAEQRDGALRKISFELASTARRLADELGEEVGAVLCGSGIEGIAGQLAKYGVDKVFVADAPELEPYTTDAHSAAVAKIVKENDPSILLLGASTQGRDLSARLVGKLATGMGTDCVGAKIVDGKLLLTRPMYAGKCFGEVAISSFPQMATLRPNVFPAVENPKAGEIVKFDPALDAAKQKTRVLEVQKDASGKVDLTEATIIVSGGRGMKGPENYVIIEELANVLGATVGASRAAVDAGWRPQTDQVGQTGKIVSPNLYVACGISGAIQHLAGMGSSKVIVAINKDAEAPIFARADYGIVDDLFKVVPELTKACKELLA
- a CDS encoding molybdopterin-dependent oxidoreductase, which translates into the protein MKSEDAVSQKKPGGLKFDRRTFIKLSALTGAAIGAGQVLGPAITHSSDPVPPGAAAPLDEKWINTSCINCPARCAIKVRVTGGKAVKITGNPLSRVSEGKVCPRAYVGLQVLYDQGRINSPLKRTNAQKGKGVDPKWAPVSWEEALDEIVRRLQAIRQKEEPHKLLLFSGLNTRSSEDLIARFAEAYGTPNLVSGDALEAETLKAGNWMADGRYGDAAYDLDNTNYILAFGADILESSRPLARLLRKWGKMRREKPNRTKIVVINPRYSLTAAKADWWAPINPGTDAALAMALAHVIIRENLYDSAFVSRWTAGFDAYRKLALDEYSPEEVAKITGVDADDIRKMAREFAGTRPAIAIGGREAVDWTNGSYTAYAIACLNALVGSIDVPGGVIYQEGVKFSPLPGIAEDGIVKKGKSQPALDLRKTAKYPLAEVVTNQIPESLLKGEPYPVEMAIGFNSNFNMLAPGMEKWDEALGKIPFYVHIAPFVSEMAFAADLILPATTYLEEWAYDFSPPGSGFAELKLKQPVIPRRGKNRPIPEVIFEIAKKTGGVVANAFVGLGDNAEGFVKYRTASLLSWKEFVETGVWIGNDYEYRKYERLFATPSKKFEFYSGNMKALFAAKQLAAGDLSFLPHYAAPKFIGEASAFPLVLLPYQPLMVVENGSQNYPWAQEAFLPMCGVGWQVFAEMNTDTAKKLGLKNGGFVWVESAAGKIRAKVKFSEGIHPEVVAMATGQGHWSYGKWQTGIGVNPNEITGLDYDSLSGQSAFFNTRVKVYKA
- a CDS encoding 4Fe-4S dicluster domain-containing protein, encoding MPRWGMVIDLDKCVGCQACTVACKAENNVPHGSPEEQQERRDFFWNKMIAATSGRYPSVKTELIPMPCMHCDKAPCVTVCPAEATYRRADGIIVQDFRRCIGCKYCIVACPYGARNFNGKEQEEKEYSRHDLPPDRKSWGPWPFPTRTHGVVEKCTFCFHRIDQGLKEGKKIGTEVVPACVEACPSGARIFGDMDDPKSNVSRTLASRDSFQLREELSTHPKVYYLPK
- the nrfD gene encoding polysulfide reductase NrfD; translated protein: MNTESNVQKLAFSKMEGRSGNFAILQWVLIALCLVGVAGFFIMYIVGHNTLGSSSVVPWGMPIILAIYLIGLSAGSLILSSLTYVFGKEQYRPIARLAVFMALVLILGAMLGIVLDLGRPEKSWRLFAFFVMNNMRSMFAINGILYGGYFLISLIYLSFIFAENKKVTKIMGIVAVSWASLVHMGTGAIFGFIATRPIFYSPIKPLEFLSAAMVSGLALLILAIYFVFKFTGRKYDQAIIFQLSRLLLALIAFLTLLVFIDKLTHFYPPHRDAVIWLLTGPFAWIFWGLQIVCAYVIPMIILINPRTCKSLKWVLAAAFFVVVGIFGERFALVVPGTAQPLPLYPGQIEGTWGMAGTFFPSPVEMMVSVGIFALMGLIFIMGLKNLELLPVTNDEGEKA
- a CDS encoding thiovarsolin family RiPP, with protein sequence MFTPASSVVKGGGNCFLFMPASSAVKGGGNCFFFTPASSVVKGGGNCFLFTPASSVVKGGGNCFLFTPFHLRHW
- a CDS encoding 4Fe-4S binding protein, yielding MGVGGEKLSRRELLLGAWAKQKVFPVIDGEKCTGCGLCALRCEQSALAVITDDDEENYRLVFTDALCTACGDCETACPEKCLTLENTPEQGVRDDKRIVFEDEMTRCSECGVLMFPAAMVRHLQEKTRAAGTGEIPFGLCPECRMERQIAMNILN